Proteins encoded together in one Chryseobacterium taklimakanense window:
- a CDS encoding DUF6759 domain-containing protein — MKKIFYVPTFFLSLHITAQNYTVAQVEKTDDPKVVANFIKYNPNHQRTPEFKRKLYAMINSDKPAVAKPTVQPINKKEVATAIKKDVAKDGTVSEKNKKTAELLTHLFNNDPNKKDAYIHIRNRSKCNLIVKISGRKFYNLTVPANNDNYILVPKGTYTLTTSVCDAKYSSVKNIQKDTEITLNTRTK, encoded by the coding sequence ATGAAGAAAATTTTTTACGTTCCTACCTTTTTCTTAAGCCTTCATATTACTGCTCAGAACTACACTGTAGCGCAGGTTGAAAAGACAGATGACCCGAAAGTTGTCGCTAATTTCATTAAGTATAATCCTAACCATCAGAGAACGCCGGAGTTTAAGCGGAAGCTCTACGCAATGATCAACAGCGATAAACCTGCAGTTGCAAAACCGACCGTGCAGCCCATCAATAAAAAGGAGGTGGCGACAGCCATAAAAAAAGACGTAGCGAAAGATGGAACTGTAAGCGAAAAAAATAAGAAAACCGCGGAACTGCTGACGCATCTCTTCAATAACGATCCCAATAAAAAAGATGCCTACATCCACATCAGGAACAGATCGAAATGCAACCTGATCGTAAAAATCAGCGGGAGAAAGTTCTATAACCTTACCGTGCCTGCGAACAATGACAATTATATTCTGGTTCCGAAAGGTACATATACTCTGACGACTTCGGTCTGTGATGCCAAATATTCATCGGTCAAAAATATCCAGAAAGATACGGAGATTACCCTGAACACGCGAACTAAATAA